The DNA region TTAACACCTTTAACGTATCTAGAACCTATTGCTATATCTGCACCGTTATTGTGACAGGCTTGGTACAGTTTTTCTAAATCATTTGGGTTATGAGAAAAATCTGCATCCATTTCAAAAATATATTGATACTCTTTTTCTAAGCTCCAATAAAACCCATGTATATATGCTGTACCCAAACCAAACTTCTCTTTTCTTACCGTTAAAAAAAGTCGATCTTTATAAAGCTGTTGTAAATCTTTAACTTTTGCTGCTGTCCCGTCTGGCGAATTATCGTCCACTACTAAAACATGAAATTGTTTTGGTAAATTAAAAACAGCTTTTAAAATAGCTTCTATGTTTTCAATCTCATTGTAAGTAGGGATAATGACAATTGCGTCCTGCATTAATAGCTTTTAATTTTTTAGCAAATGTACATTTTATAGCCTTAAATGTTTATAAAAAAACCTTAATAATTAATTATTTTACCTATTAAATATAATAATTTTACCGCATGCTAAGACAAATTAATAATACAGATATTATTACAGCAATTTTTATTGCTTGTCTTTTATGTATTGCCATAAGTAAATTACTTTTTGGGAAACGCTTTGATATATTTTCTAATCTTATACTAACTAAT from Mesoflavibacter profundi includes:
- a CDS encoding polyprenol monophosphomannose synthase → MQDAIVIIPTYNEIENIEAILKAVFNLPKQFHVLVVDDNSPDGTAAKVKDLQQLYKDRLFLTVRKEKFGLGTAYIHGFYWSLEKEYQYIFEMDADFSHNPNDLEKLYQACHNNGADIAIGSRYVKGVNVVNWPLGRIILSYGASFYVRLITGMRIKDATAGFVCYKRKVLETLDLEDIRFVGYAFQIEMKFKAYLKRFKIVEVPVIFVDRTKGESKLSSRIISEAIFGVITMKLKSIFNKK